CGCGAACGGCTTGGGAGAGCCTCTTTCGGATCGATCAGGGGAGAACCACCGATGGAGAATACGCTTCTCATCGGACTATCGCGGCAGATGGTGCTGGAACGACAGATGGATGTCGTCGCCAACAACGTCGCGAACGTCAACACGACGGGCTACAAGGCCGACCGCTCGCTGTTCGAGGAATTCCTCAACTCGCGCGCGCATGAAGACAATTTCGTCGGACGCGACCGCCGGGTCAGCTATGTGCAGGACCGCGGCACCTTCAAGGATTTCTCGCAGGGACCGGTCGAGCAGACCAAGAACCCGCTCGATGTCGCGATCGAGGGTAACGGCTTCCTGGTGGTGCAGACTCCGGCCGGCGAGCGCTACACCCGCGACGGCGGACTGCAGATCAACAACCTCGGCCAGATCGTCAACGTCTCCGGCTACCCGGTGCTCGGCGCCAGCGGCCCGATCGTGATTCAGCAGACCGACAAGGCAGTCACCATCGCCGGCGACGGCAACGTCACGGTCGTCGAGGGCAACAACCGGATCGACTCGGTGCGCGGCAAGCTGCGGCTGGTCTCGTTCGCCGACGCGCAGAAGCTGGTGAAGGAAGGCTCCAACCTCTATTCGGCCGGCGCCGGCACCGCGGCGCAGCCCGACACCGCCTCGAAGCTGCGCCAGGGCTTCATCGAAAAATCCAACGTCAATTCCGTGGCCGAGATGAGCCGCATGATCGAGGTGACGCGTACCTACACGCAGATCTCGTCCATGCTGCAGCAGCAGGGCGACCTGCGCAAAACCGCTCTCGACCGGCTCGCCGACGTTCCGGCGTAAGGAGAACCAACCATGCGCATTCTTTACACCGCAGCGACCGGAATGGCGGCACAGGAACTCAACGTTCAGGTGATTTCCAACAACATCGCGAACATGCGCACCACCGGCTACAAGAAGCAACGCGCCGCGTTCCAGGACCTGATCTACGACCACGTCCGCCGGGTCGGCGCCCAGGCCTCCGACCAGGGCACCATCCTGCCGGTCGGCATCGATCTCGGCGGCGGCGTCAAGACGGTGGGCACGCCCCGGCTGATGGGCCAGGGCTCGCTGCTGCCGACCGGCAACGAACTCGACATCGCGATCCGCGGCGAAGGCTTCTTCAAGATCCAGATGCCCGACGGCACCTACACCTATACCCGCGACGGCTCATTCCAGATGGACGCGCAGGGCCGCGTCGTCACCGCGCAGGGCAATCCGGTGCAGCCGACGATCACGATACCGCAGAGCGCCTCCGGCCTGACTATCAACTCGCAGGGCCAGGTGACGGTGACGCTGCCGGGATCGACCACGCCGACCACCGTCGGCCAGATCGGGCTGACGCGGTTCATCAACAAGGCCGGCCTGCAGCCGATCGGCGACAATCTGTTCACCGACACCCCGGCCTCGGGCACGCCGCAGGACGGCATCGCCAGCACCGATGGCTTCGGCGACATGCAGCAGTCCAACCTCGAACAGGCCAACGTCGATCCGGTCTCCGAGATCTCCGACCTGATCGCGGCGCAGCGCGCCTACGAGATGAACGCCAAGGTCATCAGCGCCGCCGACCAGATGTTGCAATCCACTTCCAACATGTTCCGCTGAGGACGCTGAAAATGTTCGTCCGTTCGCTTTCCCTCGCCATCGCCCTGCTCGCCGCCGCATCCGCGGCCGCATTGGGCCAGACCCGAGACGGCGCCATCGCGACGCCGGTGCTGCGCGCCAATGTCACGGTATCGGGCGACCTGGTGCGGATCGGCGACGTCATCGACAACGCCGGCCCCGCGGCGGGAATCGCGATCTATCGCGCGCCGGATCTCGGCACGACAGGGACGCTGCCGGTCGACCGGGTGCTGACCGCGTTGCGCGCGCACCAGGTGATCGGTGTCGACACCCGCGACCTCAGGGAGATTTCCGTCACCCGGCTGGCGCGGACGCTGGAGGGCAAGGACATCGAGCTCGCCGTCGCCCGTGCGCTGGAGCGCCGGAACGGCCTCGGCGACGCCGCCAATCTCGGCCTGACCTTCGACCGCGACGCCGGCGATGTCAGGCTGGACGCCGCCAACAGCGGCGCGCTGCACCCCGCTTCGGTGCGCTACGACGCGCGCAACGGCCGCTTCGACGTGACGCTCGAGATATCGAACGACGGCGGCGCGGCCCCGGTCAAGCTGCGCTTCGCCGGCACCGTGATCGAGACCGTCGAGGCCGCGGTGCTGGCGCGCGGCGTCGAGCGCAATGAAGTGCTGAAAGCCTCCGACGTGGTGATCGAGCGCCGGCCGAAGGCCGAGGTCGGCAACGACGCCGCCCGCCGCGACCGCGCGGTCGGCATGCAGGCGCGCCGGCAGTTGCGCGCCGGCCAGGCGGTGCGGCTCGCCGATCTCGCCAAGCCCGATCTGGTGCAGCGCGACCAGAGCGTCACTTTGACCTACCAGGCCGCCGGACTCTATCTCACCATCCGCGGCAAGGCGCTGGAGAGCGGCACCGAAGGCGATGTCGTCAACGTGCTCAACCTGCAATCCAAGCGCACCATTTCCGGCGTCGTCACCGGCCGCGGCCAGGTATCGATCACGGTCGCGACGCCCCGGCTGCCCGACACCTCAGACGCGACCTCCGCCATCGACGCAGCGCCGGTCGCGGTCGCCGCCGCCAACGCCAATACGCCCGTGTCTCCAAAAGCCGAGTAATGTAGATGTACGCTTCCCGTATCCATCGCTTCATCGTTACCGGCACGCTGCTGGCGACCGCAGCCCTTGCGAGCGGGTGTTCGTCGATCGACCGGCTG
The sequence above is drawn from the Bradyrhizobium sediminis genome and encodes:
- the flgF gene encoding flagellar basal-body rod protein FlgF, producing the protein MENTLLIGLSRQMVLERQMDVVANNVANVNTTGYKADRSLFEEFLNSRAHEDNFVGRDRRVSYVQDRGTFKDFSQGPVEQTKNPLDVAIEGNGFLVVQTPAGERYTRDGGLQINNLGQIVNVSGYPVLGASGPIVIQQTDKAVTIAGDGNVTVVEGNNRIDSVRGKLRLVSFADAQKLVKEGSNLYSAGAGTAAQPDTASKLRQGFIEKSNVNSVAEMSRMIEVTRTYTQISSMLQQQGDLRKTALDRLADVPA
- the flgG gene encoding flagellar basal-body rod protein FlgG, whose protein sequence is MRILYTAATGMAAQELNVQVISNNIANMRTTGYKKQRAAFQDLIYDHVRRVGAQASDQGTILPVGIDLGGGVKTVGTPRLMGQGSLLPTGNELDIAIRGEGFFKIQMPDGTYTYTRDGSFQMDAQGRVVTAQGNPVQPTITIPQSASGLTINSQGQVTVTLPGSTTPTTVGQIGLTRFINKAGLQPIGDNLFTDTPASGTPQDGIASTDGFGDMQQSNLEQANVDPVSEISDLIAAQRAYEMNAKVISAADQMLQSTSNMFR
- the flgA gene encoding flagellar basal body P-ring formation chaperone FlgA, producing the protein MFVRSLSLAIALLAAASAAALGQTRDGAIATPVLRANVTVSGDLVRIGDVIDNAGPAAGIAIYRAPDLGTTGTLPVDRVLTALRAHQVIGVDTRDLREISVTRLARTLEGKDIELAVARALERRNGLGDAANLGLTFDRDAGDVRLDAANSGALHPASVRYDARNGRFDVTLEISNDGGAAPVKLRFAGTVIETVEAAVLARGVERNEVLKASDVVIERRPKAEVGNDAARRDRAVGMQARRQLRAGQAVRLADLAKPDLVQRDQSVTLTYQAAGLYLTIRGKALESGTEGDVVNVLNLQSKRTISGVVTGRGQVSITVATPRLPDTSDATSAIDAAPVAVAAANANTPVSPKAE